The following DNA comes from Solanum stenotomum isolate F172 chromosome 11, ASM1918654v1, whole genome shotgun sequence.
aaaagaaaaatagaaaagagaaaCTGCACATTGAACATTCCTAGTTAAACAGACAGGTCACAGACGAAATTGGAGGACCTTGTGTTTTACTTCGTTTATATCACGAAAACATGTAtcatttagattttaaaaatccACCAACAGAGTCTTTCTACTTTTTAGGTTCTCAGATTGGAAAATAAGAAATAGTTTCGGCATATATTCAATTGCTGAAAAAACAAAAGCTTTACAAAACTCTCTCCAGCAACCACAATTAGCTAGTAGTCAAGAACTGAGAAGCAAAAGGAGCTGGATAAAGATGTTTCAACATGTTCAGATGTTCTGCCACCAGTTGCGTGTGACTAAAAATATTGCACGTATGTTACTGTCTATAACCTCATTTACATGCAATACCCGAATGAGAGACAGCTCAAATGTAAAATTAGCTAAAAGCATATAACAAGTACCCAATTTACAGATAGGGGGTagcttctttcccttgattcgTAATTCATCAGCCTCTTCTTTGGTCAATCCTTCTGGTGCTTCCTGTATAAGTTTCGGGTAAACTGGTGTAGCTGGTTTCCATAACATCAGTGGGTACTTTGGACGTGTACGCTGGTCATAGTTCCTTCCCCGAAAGAGATAAACTACACCACCCACTCTATGTATGATCTTTCCGCCAGTCTTCTcctaataattttgaaaatgtagATCAGTAGATGGCAAGCCGTAAACTcttttagaatatatataaaaaattaatcaaagaaaaaaaatacggAACAATTCAACAAAGTTCAATCAATGGATAACCTCGAGGCATTGGCATAGGTTGTTCATATCAACAGTAGGGACTCCTAAGCATCGAACTTTACAAACAGGATTCCTCCTCCAGTGAGTATGTATTAACTCTAACATGTTATGTACCAATCCATCCCGACCTATGAAATTCAAAGCttcaattaaaaattcaaaagtgCAAGCTCCCAAGCTCAAAAGtttgagagaaaaaagaaagtaCCAAATGCATGGGAAAATGGAGAAAATTTGTTCTGAACTCCTAAGCTAAAACAAGATGAcatcaacaataaataatcaacTCACCAGAAGCCCCTTCCCTCCTCCCCCCTAAGACCCGCCAAAGGAGGGGGGGAAACACTTTGCctaattctattttttatttcaccAAAATTGGCTCAACGTTCCACAGTACACATAAGCAAGATTGAAGCTTTGACAGTTTTGAGTTAGTTTTGCAACAGCATTCAATCAATTATCTACTATGTCACAATCCCAAATCAATTTTGAGTCGGTTATGCAAGTAAACCACTAATTTGCCGTAGGTACTCCAGTCCTTGTAAGGCAGAGGGAATAGAGGACATGCAATAAATCGACATGAACGAGGCTAAAAGTTGCAATGAGTTAGCGTTATCAAGCTAGCACAATAACATGTCATTTGCTTGACAACATAAACAGAATCAATTCTAGCATAACACTCCACATTAATAATACTCACACAAATCACACGGAATTTGTGCATTATTTTATGCGAGATTAGAATGTAGAATAATTACACGTGTATTAGTAATAAATGGATGATAGTTTCTAAAAATAAGAAGTTCCTGTAAAATAGACAATCTTTGCATAACAATTCATGTACTATTACTCACTGCATAATATTCCTACATATTACTGACACATAATAATTACTAGTCTTGTGAATTAAACAATTGATTAGTAAAGAATCCCTATGTGATAATCTTAGAGGAACTAGTCTGTGAACTAAACAATTCATATATAGAGAGTCATTCAGCAACAAATACAGAAGCTAGTTCAACAAGAACGACAACATAGCCAATGAAATCCCATGAGTGGGGTATGGAGAGGGTAGTATGTACACATACCTTACCCTACCTTCGGAGGTAGAGAGCTTATTTTGTTTCTAATAGACCCTCAGCTCGACAACAAATAtacagtgtaatcccacaaagtggggtaTGGGGAGGGGTACAGTGTACGCacaccttacccctaccttggaaGGCATAGAGGTCGTTTAGACCCTCAGGACAAGGAAAAGAAACAATCCAAgcagtaaaaagaaaaaacaaataacgGAAATGAAGGAGCCAAGGCAAAATACTATAGACAGCCTCACAAATCATCCTGAACTGTAATTCAAATACAACATAATACAATAATAGTAGTACAAAAAACAACCTATAATAACCAAACTCAGTCTCAAACCACAAGAAACTACAAGAGTAATACTACAACTAATGATACGGAAGGATAAGCGAGACAACGCTTAACTATCtaactaaccttctaccctcggctcaagtaaaaCAAATACGGAAGCAAGTTTATTCCCTAAAATTCCAAAATAAACTTACCAATGTTAACTTGTCGATTACTAGCTATACAATCTTTCAAAAGCTCTTGAATTTCCATCTTTGTCAATGGGGGACCCAACACCTTCTTTGGCTTTCCTTCAAACATCCCCAGCTCATATGCCCTCAACATTTCATAGCGCTTACCCCCATCATCATCACTCTCCATTTGAGGATACAATGGCTCAAAAAGCTTAATATTTCTCTTAGATTTCTTCATGGGTGCTTTCCCTGTCCACGGTCTAGGCATAGTAGGAGGAGCAAAAGGCAAAAAAGCCGGTTCACGAATAGCCAACGGTTTAGCTTTCGGAGTTTCAGAGTAACTGAACTGGAAATCAAAAGGGGCACCAGGGAGACGATATGAAACGCCGGAATCTTTAACGACGACGGAACGGTCGCCGTCTTCGGTGATGACTTGACCCGGTTTAACCGGTTTGTGGTATTTGGAGTTTTGGTGGTGGGTTTTGAAAGCTGGAACCGGGTTTTTTTCCGGTTTTGAGGAattgggtttttttttctttgggtaTTTGGGTATGGGGATGGGTGGTTGGGGTAGTGGGGTTGAGTTGGGGTTGTGGGTAGGGGGTGGGATAGTGGGGAGATTAGAGAAAAGATTGGGTTTTGGTAGTGACATTGCTAGAATTGTCATTGTTTGAGCAAAGAAAAAAGCTTTGTTGTTCAATGGAACAGGGAGTGGGGGTGGGTGGtggtgaagaagatgaagtagCAAAGTGTTTTCTGGTTTTTTGTGTTGCAAGATGAGAGGGAAGGAAGATGATGGCAAATCTTTTTGGGAGAGGagattttttgagaaaagaacaaAATGGTCCTCAAGGTATGGAGTTGTTTTACTTTGGTCCTTCATCCCCGTCATCCCACACTCCTACCTCAGCTCGACTCTTCTAATATTTATGTAGATATTTTTtgggataatattttttatttacatactGTACACAAGAATTCTAATGTCCAAAAGACGCAAGTAATTGAGATGGTTGTGTGTATATTAGCAGCGGTAGGATGTGGAACGAATGTATACGAGATAAGGTGAGAGTGGCGTTAATGATGGATAAGGTGAGGGAGGAGAGGTTGAATTGGTTGAAGCATATGAAGAGAAGATACACAGATACTCTAGTGAAAACATCTAATAGGTTGGCTATAGAGAATTTTAAGAAAGGTAGAGGTAGATCAAAAAGTATTGAATGAGATGATTGAAGAGGACATGGCACACATATGACTTACTGAGGGACATGATTCTAGATGAGAGGATATTGGGGTCGAGGATTGAGGTAGAAGTTTAGTAGATAGTCGagtgttatttaattatttcccTAATCAGTAGTATTATTAGTAAATATTCTTCGATCTTACTATTACTTGTTGTATTTTAGGGAAAAATATGCAGAATAGCAAACATTTAGCCTATATTAGGTACTATAGCTACAGTTTAAGAAAACTGTAATTTTGTggttaaattttaagaaaactgTAATTTTTCGGCTATAGTTTCCCCAATTCTTGTTATTCacttgatttgtataaattcaggTATAATTTGGTTCCTGgttgtataaattcagaattttgcATATGCTTACCCTAGTTATTTGTATATGATTcatgaaaaaatcataataaattaccctatttgtatattggcaagagaaatatacaaacagagttctgaaaaaatcttaaatgtttaaatacataatttgtatatacttaccctatttgtatattcgaaagtgaaatatacaaactGCAACCTTCATAGCAAACGAAATTAtagttatggagcgcaattatcaaaactataactatataGCCTTATTATATCTAGgggaaaaagtttgaaatatatccgaactttgaccgaaattgcagtaacgataccaaactttggaaatgacattttacccctacactatttaatagtgtattttaaaggcaTATAtatgcccacgtggacatcataaatattgcataattataaataataacgtgtccacgtgggcacatatataccttttaaatacactattaaatagtgcagggggtaaaaggtcctccataaagtttgatattgtaacaacaatttcggccaaaattgaagtatttttcagacccttttcccttatatctattatgtttgttatttctaaaattttctctatattttttatgGGTGAAAATAGTTTTCACCTCgactttacttttaaaatcaaatttccTCTCAACTTTGAACAATAATCAAACTCCCCCTTTATCCtaattaaatctttaaaatgcCTATTATACTCTTtcattatcaatattttttacttctttacAAATATGATATTTGCATTTATTGTTTTTGAactcatataataaatttttcataaaaacataaaCATTATCTTTTGGACGAGAAGAGTAAGAAGTAccaattaaatatataagttaATGATATTCTATAATGAAGTAAATTAGCATAATAaggaaattaattttattaataataattaaaactatAATGTTTATTTATACAAGTGAAAATAACAGAGACttacaaatatattttgatgaaggaaatacaaaataaataatttaattaagatcaattttttaaaaattatatttatttagattttaaattattttaaactataatttaTGTAATACTCCATCAATGTCAATcaaaacttgtttatttatataaacAATAGAGAATACCCCCATCTTTTATATTACTTGACCTTCATTCTAAATatagttgttttaatttatttgtccaatttatgaaatcatttttttaaaatatatttttatttctgcccttagtaataaataattacataaattaatagtagtcaaaatttaaagtttcaaaAGCATTATTAAGAGAACATAATTACCCCCTAAAGTAAGGTTTGATTTTTAAGAAGACACTTTTACTTTGCGAGGGACTTATTACTCCCTAAATAATTTGAACTGATATTCTTATATCATTTTTTGTCCATATTACATAAAAAGTGTATGTACTCTCTTAAACAACATGAGCAgtctaaaaaaatgaatatagttttttttagggaaaaaaatctgaaatatatttgaactttgaccgaaattgctgTAACGATAttgaactttggaaaggaccttttacccctctgcactatttaatagcgtattttttaaaggtatatatgtgcccacgtggacatcataaatattgcatcattttaaatagtaatgtgtccacgtgggcacatatatacttttaaaatacactattaaatagtgcatggggtaaaaggtcctccataaattTTGGTACCATAAcagcaatttcggccaaagttgaagtatttttcagactgttttctcttctcttttttttacaagtatttgattagaaaatatatatatatatatatatatatatatatatttNAAAGTTTGGTAccataacaacaatttcggccaaagttgaagtatttttcagactgttttctcttttttttttacaagtatttgattagaaaatatatatatatatatattttttttttcttttccttcatcttcaaaaattcattgtcaTTTCCATTGAAACTCCTCACTTCCATGTCACTAGTGTTATCACAACTCTACCCTTCTTTTACTATTATTAGTTTAACTCTCttcaattctaaaattttatataatttcaaGATGATAAGGAGGTATCATCTAACTTCTTTTTTCGAATTTCAGTCAAGCTTCTTTCAGTTTTTGGAATTTCATTAGTTCTTttcatgattattatttttaattttgagtttatatgaaaatgagataaattaattgatgatacctccaaattttgaatttgctaaaaataataattaattttgctaACAATAACTCAACAAATTCTAGAAAATAGTAtgatcttttaaaaaaaagaatcatgAGAGAAAAGTtggttaaagaagaaaaaaagaaggaaaaaatgggGAGCTAAGCTTGAACGTGGAGTGTGGGAGTGGTCCCGataaagtagaagaagaaagtaaaaaaatggAGAGAGGGGCTCAACTTAAATGTGGGGGTGATCATTTTAAAAGGTACTTCTGAACGATGGCGACTAGGTCACTCATTGATTGAATGTTGCCGACGGACGGCCAGCCACCTCTGATGGCGGGGCTGGACTCTGCCTCATCAGCACAGTTTCCACCACTTCCGACCAAAATTCACACTggtcaaaatacaattttccCTAGTTCTCCATTTATGA
Coding sequences within:
- the LOC125844760 gene encoding CRS2-associated factor 2, chloroplastic, producing MTGMKDQSKTTPYLEDHFVLFSKNLLSQKDLPSSSFPLILQHKKPENTLLLHLLHHHPPPLPVPLNNKAFFFAQTMTILAMSLPKPNLFSNLPTIPPPTHNPNSTPLPQPPIPIPKYPKKKKPNSSKPEKNPVPAFKTHHQNSKYHKPVKPGQVITEDGDRSVVVKDSGVSYRLPGAPFDFQFSYSETPKAKPLAIREPAFLPFAPPTMPRPWTGKAPMKKSKRNIKLFEPLYPQMESDDDGGKRYEMLRAYELGMFEGKPKKVLGPPLTKMEIQELLKDCIASNRQVNIGRDGLVHNMLELIHTHWRRNPVCKVRCLGVPTVDMNNLCQCLEEKTGGKIIHRVGGVVYLFRGRNYDQRTRPKYPLMLWKPATPVYPKLIQEAPEGLTKEEADELRIKGKKLPPICKLAKNGVYLTLVRDVRSAFEACPLVKIDCRGMHASDYKKLGAKLKELVPCVLLSFDDEQILMWRGKDWKPMYGNAPPVVSSRIDAVADEINTSGRSDTAKDYSNAHSRTRSTSPKMMSLWKNAIDSGKALLLDDIDLKPDDLLNKVEEFASISQAIEHTYPALVLSNKRAPEQSGLMWRGSSDDDNDSDDEISDDDHGDKYYINNSFEALESTVPKGLLPVDLIVKEFSDDE